The DNA region CGACACCGCCGTCGGCGGCGTCTCCGTCGCCGCGGCGCTGGGCGGGTCGCTGACCGCCGTCGGCGTCGGCGTCGTGGCGCTGGGGGCCGCCTCCTACGGCGGCCGCTTCGCGGCCGAACCCGGACACACCGGCGGGCTCGTCTCCGCGGCGTTCCTCGGGCTGCTGTGGTTCGCGGTCGGCGGGCTCGTCGCGGCCCAGACGCTCGGGCTCTCGACGGTCTGGCCGGTCGTCGCGCTGGTCACCGGCGCGGTCGGCGCGGGCGTCGCGCTGGTGGCCCGCGAGGACCTCGGCGTCACCCTCTCGGCCGGGCTGTTCGTCCTCGTCTCGGGGGCGGTCGTCGCCGCGGGCCTCGTCGGCCCGGGCTGGACGTGGAGCCCCGAGGGGTTCTCCATCACGCTGACGGGCGTCGTCGGCGTCCCGGTGATCGCGCTGTTCGCCGGGCTCGTCGGCGTCTGGACGGCCGCCCGCGTCTACGGCGGCTTCGGCCCGCAGGGCCGACAGCTGGGCGCGTACACCCTCATCGCCACGAACGCCGCCGGGATGCTCGCCCTCCTCGGCTCGCTGGTCGGGTTCATCGTCGTCCGCGGCTTCGGCCCGATGACCGAGGGGATCAAGTACGGCCTCTACTGGGGGCCGTGGACGTGGTTCAACCCGCCCGTCCTCGACACGTGGGTCGTTGTCGAGGGACCGATCGTCTGGTTCTACTGGCCGTTCGTCATGGAGGGGTACAGCACGCTCGGCACGGGCATCAACGGGGTGCTCCCGGCCATCGTCGGCACCGTCTGGCTGGTCGTCGGCGCGGTGGCGCTCGCGGTGCCGCTGGGCGTCGGCGCGGCCGTCTTCCTCACCGAGTACGCCGAGCAGGGCCGGTTCACCTCGCTGGTCGAGATCTCAACGAACGGCCTCTGGAGCACGCCGAGCGTCGTCTACGGGCTGTTCGGGCTGGCCTTCTTCGTCCCGCGGCTCGGCAACACCAGCTCGATCCTCGCCGGCCAGCTCGTCCTCGGGTTCATGCTGCTGCCGCTGGTGGTCATCACCAGCCGGGAGTCGCTCAAGAGCGTCCCCGACGAGTACCGCGACGCCAGCGCCGCGCTGGGCGTCTCCAAGTGGGAGACCATCAAGAGCGTCGTCCTCCCGGCCTCGCTTCCCGGGGTCATCACCGGCGTCATCCTCGGCATCGGCCGCATCGCCGGCGAGACGGCGCCCATCCTGCTCGTGACCACGAGCTCCCCCTTCCCCTCGGAGGTCGCCGGCGTCGTCGAGGGCGGCTTCCGGTTCACCTCGGCGTTCCCGTTCGTCGCCGTCCCCGACGTGAACCTCGTGCAGTCGTCGAGCGCGCTGCCCTACCAGCTGTACGCGGTCATCACCGCCGGGCTCGAGGCGAACATGGGCTTCGCCTGGGCCACGGCGCTGGTGCTGTTGCTCGTCGTGATGAGCTTCTACGCGGTCGGCATCGGCTCGCGGATCTACTTCAGGAGGAAACTCGACCAATGAGCGAAACCGACTTCACCCAGACCGACACCGACGAACCGACACCCGGAACCGACGCGGCCGTCGAACCCGAGACCACCGCCGGCGAGACCGAAGAGCGCGTCCGCGAGGAGTGGCGCGAGTACGAGTTCGCCGGCGAGACGAAGCTCAGCGTCGAAGATCTGGACGTCCACTACGGCGACGACCACGCGCTGAAGGGCGTCTCGATGGACATCCCCGAGGAGAGCGTCACGGCGCTCATCGGCCCCTCCGGTTGCGGCAAGTCGACGTTCCTGCGCTGCCTGAACCGGATGAACGACCGGATCAGCGCCGCCCGCGTCGACGGCTCGGTCGAGCTCGACGGCGAAGAGATCTACCAGGACGGCGTCGACCTCGTGGAGCTCCGCAAGCGCGTCGGCATGGTGTTCCAGGCACCGAACCCGTTCCCCAAGTCCATCCGCGACAACATCTCCTACGGGCCGCGCAAGCACGGCGACCTGAACACCGGGCTG from Halosimplex halophilum includes:
- the pstA gene encoding phosphate ABC transporter permease PstA, whose translation is MSYRTDLDDRDVLVADDSSTRELVSGGLVALSFASFVLALLALAQYVPADTAVGGVSVAAALGGSLTAVGVGVVALGAASYGGRFAAEPGHTGGLVSAAFLGLLWFAVGGLVAAQTLGLSTVWPVVALVTGAVGAGVALVAREDLGVTLSAGLFVLVSGAVVAAGLVGPGWTWSPEGFSITLTGVVGVPVIALFAGLVGVWTAARVYGGFGPQGRQLGAYTLIATNAAGMLALLGSLVGFIVVRGFGPMTEGIKYGLYWGPWTWFNPPVLDTWVVVEGPIVWFYWPFVMEGYSTLGTGINGVLPAIVGTVWLVVGAVALAVPLGVGAAVFLTEYAEQGRFTSLVEISTNGLWSTPSVVYGLFGLAFFVPRLGNTSSILAGQLVLGFMLLPLVVITSRESLKSVPDEYRDASAALGVSKWETIKSVVLPASLPGVITGVILGIGRIAGETAPILLVTTSSPFPSEVAGVVEGGFRFTSAFPFVAVPDVNLVQSSSALPYQLYAVITAGLEANMGFAWATALVLLLVVMSFYAVGIGSRIYFRRKLDQ
- the pstB gene encoding phosphate ABC transporter ATP-binding protein PstB, which encodes MSETDFTQTDTDEPTPGTDAAVEPETTAGETEERVREEWREYEFAGETKLSVEDLDVHYGDDHALKGVSMDIPEESVTALIGPSGCGKSTFLRCLNRMNDRISAARVDGSVELDGEEIYQDGVDLVELRKRVGMVFQAPNPFPKSIRDNISYGPRKHGDLNTGLVARLLGRDDTDEERELVEQSLRQAALWDEVSDRLDDNALGLSGGQQQRLCIARCLAVGPEVILMDEPASALDPVATSKIEDLIEDLAEDYTVVVVTHSMQQAARISDQTAVFLTGGELVEYDDTGKIFENPESQRVEDYVTGKFG